From the genome of Candidatus Methylomirabilota bacterium:
TGCCGATGGCCTCGCCCGCGCGTGCGGCGCGTGCCAGCAGCGTCAGGGTGGTCGCCGGGGTGCGGGGCGGGTGGTCGTCGGGATGGATGACGTGACGGCCGCGCGCGTGGCGGCGATGCTCGCGGAGCAAGCGCCCGGTGGGGGGCTCGAGGAGCCGGACGTGGTGATCGTCCCACTGGACGGCGACCACGCGCCCCAGCCAGCCGGGGGGCGGCGCATAGTAGGCGCCGGCGACTTCGACGCAGCCGTCGAGATGCACGGTGCGGAGTCCGTACTGGTAGTAGCGAAAGGGTTCGAGCGGCAGCGGGAGGAGGTGCGGGCGCTCCTCGGCGAACATCGCGGCGACCTGGCGCTTGGTGGTGCCGTGGATGCGGGTGTCCGCCCAGCGCGCGTCCCAGCGATCGAGATAGGCCTGGGCCTCGGCGAGCATCTCGAAGCGCCCGCCCTTGAGCGGCGTGCGTTGCGTGTGGCCGATGGCGGACTCGACCTTGCCCTTGCGATCAGGATGGCCCACCCGACAGGGCAGCGCGACCGCGCCGTAGTGGGCGAGCACGTCGCGGTAGAGCGGGTTGAGCGCGGGATCGTACACGTCGGGCCGGAGCACGCCTTCGCGCAGATTGTCGAGGACGACGACGCGGACGCTGCCTCCGAGCCGGCGAAACGCCTCTTCATGCAGCTCCGCCCAGCGGCGCGTGCTGGAGGTGAAGGTCAGCAGGCGGACACTCTTGCGGCTGGCGCCGAGCGTGAGGACGAACAAGCGGGTGCGGCGGTACTTCCCGGTCCCAGGGTCGCGCACCATCGGCCCGTCGCCGTAATCGACCTGCGCTTCCTCGCCGGGCGCGGTGACGATCACCGGGTGGGCGTCGGGCGTGCGCGTGCCACGCACCTGCACGACGTAGCGCCGCACGCTGGCGTACCGGGCCGGGAAGCCGTGCTGATCGACGAGGTCCTGCCAGATCGCCATGGCGTTGCGGCCCCGACCGAGCGCGAGCTCGATCAGCTCGCGGTACGGCTCGCAGGCGCTGGCCGTCGGCGCCCGGCTCGTTTGTGGAGGCCACGCCGGCAGGTCAGCGCGGCCCCGTGGGAGCCGCTCGAGGTCGGTGGACACCTGACTGGCCGGATTTGCCGGGTCGGTGGACACCTCACTGGCCGGTTTTGGTGGGGGACGCCGGCGGCGGGGCGCGCGCATCGCAATCCCCGCGGCCCGCAGATACGCCCCCGCCGTCTCGCGCCGGACGCCGGTGGCGTGTTCGATCCGACGGAGCGGCCATCCGAG
Proteins encoded in this window:
- the istA gene encoding IS21 family transposase translates to MANILGDDRKQQILALGQLGWPLRRIEHATGVRRETAGAYLRAAGIAMRAPRRRRPPPKPASEVSTDPANPASQVSTDLERLPRGRADLPAWPPQTSRAPTASACEPYRELIELALGRGRNAMAIWQDLVDQHGFPARYASVRRYVVQVRGTRTPDAHPVIVTAPGEEAQVDYGDGPMVRDPGTGKYRRTRLFVLTLGASRKSVRLLTFTSSTRRWAELHEEAFRRLGGSVRVVVLDNLREGVLRPDVYDPALNPLYRDVLAHYGAVALPCRVGHPDRKGKVESAIGHTQRTPLKGGRFEMLAEAQAYLDRWDARWADTRIHGTTKRQVAAMFAEERPHLLPLPLEPFRYYQYGLRTVHLDGCVEVAGAYYAPPPGWLGRVVAVQWDDHHVRLLEPPTGRLLREHRRHARGRHVIHPDDHPPRTPATTLTLLARAARAGEAIGTLCTAIHGRDGAHGVRRILGVLALVKTYGGAVVADACGAALELGVAEYRFLRRYLERHAPAPLTLRQVDPLIRELTHYRDVIARKTQEVTP